A single genomic interval of Dysidea avara chromosome 8, odDysAvar1.4, whole genome shotgun sequence harbors:
- the LOC136264103 gene encoding uncharacterized protein: MLPEVVVPGWVLLSMLLLVVVTGCTILVCLCRKLCSPGRSNPAPTVSATTPSGTLPPVPPTPPPQPLSVNLTGEQFAELLRKLTVVERQSEDCDMDDADMDDDNGSGVSRSRSRPRQDRTHWSRRSHEAGSRDRKRK; encoded by the exons ATGTTACCTGAAGTTGTTGTTCCTGGTTGGGTTTTGCTCAGCATGCTTTTGCTTGTCGTCGTCACTGGGTGTACGATACTGGTGTGCCTCTGCCGGAAACTTTGCAGCCCAGGTCGCAGCAACCCTGCCCCTACTGTATCTGCTACTACACCCTCTGGAACGCTTCCTCCCGTTCCTCCTACTCCACCGCCACAGCCGTTAAGTGTCAACTTAACAGGCGAGCAGTTCGCTGAGTTGCTCAGGAAGCTCACCGTCGTAGAGAGACAGAGCGAGGACTGTGATATGGATGATGCTGACATGGACGACGACAATGGATCCGGTGTCTCTCGTTCGCGTTCCCGTCCTCGCCAGGACAG GACACATTGGTCACGGCGAAGTCACGAGGCTGGATCACGTGATAGGAAGCGGAAATAA